The DNA sequence TGTCGGATACCGGGTTCGCGCAAAGCGCGAGCCAAACGATCACACCCGCCTTGAAAATGGTCATGATGCAGCCACAACCCGTGGTCCGTGCAGGCATTCAAGCGCTGCAAGCCGGACGAATAAGTGTCGTGCCGGGCATTGGCAACAAGGCAATGACCGTCCTGACCTGGGCCACGCCGCGCTGGTTTCACCAAGGTCTCATGGCACGCATCATGGGTGCCTGAGGGTACCGCGAAGTGCGCTGAAGGCCGGGAGTCAGCCTGCACTCCCGGCCGGTAAGGCAGCGTTCGATCAGAAGCGATAACTGACTGAAGTACCGAAACCACTCGCACTGTTTTTGTACTTGGAGCTGTAGGCTCCCCGGGTAGCCGAAGCATCGTTGACCCGCACGCTCTCTTCCCACAGATAGGAATAAGCGACATCGACGGTGACATTGTCCACCGGTGTCCAGCCTGCACCGAAACTGATAACCGTCCGGTCACCGGTAGGAATACGAGGGCCACGGTTGGTGTTGTTGGCGGGTGATTGGTCAACCGAAAAGCCCGCACGAAGCACCCACTGATCGTTCAATTGATACGACGCACCAATGGCGTGAGCCCAGGTATCACGCCAGTTCTGCTCCTCGGTAATGGTGCCCAACGCGCCGCTCAAGGCAGGCGGCAGGCCTTTATTCTCGATAGTCAACTCCTTGAAGCGACTCCAGCGTGTCCAGGTACTGCCCACGTACAAGGTCCAGTCATCGTTGAGCTGGTGAGTCACCGACAAGTCCACCGATTCCGGGGTATCCACATCCAAGGAAGCGTCATAGCTGCGCCCGCTAACCCCTAGCAGGCTGAAGGTTCCGCCACTGACCTTGGTCTTGGCATCCAGGTGGTAGCTGACCTTGGAATGATAGGTCAACCCCATGCGGGTTCGGTCTGTAGCCTGCACCAGGATGCCGGCGTTGAAACCGAGGGCTGTATCGTCGCCGGTGCTTTTGAGCTTTCCATCATTACTCCCCGGACTGAAGGCGTTGGGCACCATCCCGCTTATCTCACCGCTGATACGGTTGATCGTGGGACCGAATCCGATCGACACGGTGTCGTTGAAGGCATAACTGATGGTGGGCTGGAACGTAAGCGTCTTGACCTCGCTTTTATTGGCGTAATAACGCCCGGCGAAGTCGCTGCCGTAATCGGTAATCAAGCCAAACGGCACATAAAAGCCAACACCAAACGCCCAGTGCTCATCAATGGGCTTGACGTAGTAACCCATCGGCACGCTAGTCGTTGGCACCATGTCGCCGTCTTCCTCACCACCGAAGGTACTGCGGGTCTGGCTTATGTCAGTCTTGGCGACCAGCGTCGCCACCCCCAGGCTGGCTTGCTCCCTCTTCAAGCGAGACATGCCCGCCGGATTACCGAACACCGTGCTCGCATCTTCAGCGGAGGAAGAACGACCGGCAAACCCCACGCCCATCCCACTGATGCTTTGTTCATTGAGGGCGAAACCACTTGCAAACGTATCGCACGTCGCGAGCACAACAGCGAGACCCAACGGGGTCTTGAGCAACATTTTTTTCATTATTAGGACTCTGAGCGCAGTAGCTGATGAAATGACGCAGTGGGTTTTGTATCAGGTAAAAATCGCCACGGTCTGGCGCGCCCAAAGCACACGCCGACCGCTTTCGTCCCAGATCTCCATATCCTGGAGCGAGTAGCCTTCCTGGGCCTGCTGGCTAAAAGAGTTGATCAGGAACCACTCGCCACCGGCGGCCGGCTGTGGCAGGTCAATCATCCAGGACGCAGAGCTGATGACCGCGGGTTCGGTGAAGCAGGTCATGGCCGCTGGCGGCATGCTGTCAGCCAATGCAATCAAGGCGACGGCCGGGTCCACGCCCCGTGCATCCAGGTGACGTACCCACATCAACAGTTCGGGATTTTCGGCGCCAGACACCGGCAGCGAACCGCCCGCAGGACGCATCTCGAAGTTATAGGCGCAAGCCGGCGCGACCCTGCTGTCCAGCACCAATGTTGCGTACCGGGATGGACCGTCTACCAGCGGGGGCCCCCATGCATCATGGGTAATGCTGCTGACCCGCGGCTGAGCGAACAGCAGGGTCGAGCGCAACGCAAGGTCATCACCCGACAGGCAATCGACCGATACGGACGTCACGGATCGCCCTTGACGCAAAACGCTGACGTCGAATGTCTGGCCCTGCGTGACCGGTCCTATGAACGACACCTGGGCGGACTTGAATGGGGGGAAACCTGCCGGACGCTCGCGCAAAACCGCTTGCAGCGACAGCGCTGCGCTGAGACCGCCAAAAATCGTACGACCCTGCTGCCAGTTGGGCGGAGGAACAAACGGCACCTCCGGATCGAAGAGCTGCAGCACCTGGGCAAAGCTCGCCATGTCGACGTTCCTTCGGCTAAGAGCAGATGCGCCATGTTTATTCATGTGACCATTTGTGTCAATAGTCACATTCCAGATAAATAAATGCCCTTCCTCAGCCAACAAGGACTGCACTGTGAGAGCGTGTGGATGATGCATCGCTTACAACGGCGGAGGACTCATCAACAGCCGAAGCTCAAGGCATGAGGCTACGCAAGATGAGGTTGGAAGTGAGCGCGGGCGCTTCTTCGACGAAGTCGAGGTTGTACTGCAACAGCAACGGATTGACGAAAGGCCGTAGCGCCAGATGTATCGCGTCTACGGTCTCGTCCAGTGGTGTCTTACGCTCGAACTCACCGAGCTCTCGCCCCTCACGCACGATTTGCAACACGAAGCCTTTGATCCGTGCGTCATAGCCCCGCGCGCTGGGCCAGTGCTCCGAGGCAGAGAACGCGGCAATGTCATAGAGCTTGCGGTCATTGAAGAACAGGTCCACGCCGGTCGTCACCAGGGTTTTGACCAAGCGTCGAAAACGCTCCGTCGGTGAGAGGCCGTCTTCGTTGATGGCCTGCTCTACAGCTGCAACGATTTTCCCCAGGCACTGGGTACAGATGGCTTCACCGATCGCCTGCTTGGAGTCGAAGAACTTGTAGATGTAGGCCTTGGAAAACCCGATGGCCTTGGCCAGGTCGGACACCGTGGTCTTGGCGTAGCCGTATTGACTGAAATGCTCGTTGGCCGCCGCGACGATCTGGTCTCGGATCTCGTGATCGGCTGGGCCACGGGTGCTGGGCGTAGGAATGGATGGCTGGTTCATGGGGGGCAGCTTACGCATCCTGAAGAGGGTTGACAACTTGTGACTATACTGCAACTCAGTCACAAACCAACCCTATAAGAAATATATTCGGGACACCGAAGGAACAAAAAACGCACTTCAGATTTACCCCGATGTGCTGGATCTTGGCTCAATTGTGCGCGATGGTAGGCCCGGGCCGCACAAAACACTGCTCCATGACCCGCTCCCCCATTGTTGCCCCTCCTGCTCGCGCTCCAGCATGAAACCAAAGTCTTCATACAGTTGCCGAGCAGCCTCAAGGCCCTGGAACGTCCAGAGCCGCGTTGCGCAAAAACCCCATTCATCACAGAACTTCATGGCTTCAGCCAGCAAGCGTTTGCCTGCGCCTTTACCTCGTGCGCAGTCATCCAGAATAAAAAAGCGCAAAGTGGCTTCGCCGCCCTCTCCTTCACCATCGATAGCAATCGACCCAACAATGCGCTGGTCATCCAACGCCACCCAAACCTCATTGCGTGGGTTGTGCAAACGCCCCATCAGGTTAGCCATATCGGCCGCAACCAGGCTTTCGAATGGCTGGCCAAAGCTGAAGTATCTTGAGTAGTAGTCTGCATGCATTTGCACAATTCGGCCGATGATGCCAGGACGGTAACCGCGAGCGATACCCAGCTCGGCCGCAGACGGCTGCCCCGTATCGAGTCGGAAGGCCTGGAGCGCGGCGGCATAGCTGGCAATGCCCTCACTCACCGTTCGCCATTGTTCGCGAGTTAAGTGAGCCAGGGCCGCACCGACCTGTCTCGTGGCGAATGAATCAATGGCTCGCAGGGTCTTCTTGCCCTGTGCCGAGAGCCGCAGCGTCTTGAAGCGCGCATCCTCCTCATGGGCAACTTCTTCAATTTCACCGGCCTCGACCAGCTTGCGAACCATTCGGCTTACGCTGGATTTTTCCAGGCCAAGCAGCTCAACAAGCTCGACCGCCGTCAGCGCCTGGCGATTCCCGATCTCGACGATGGTATGCACGGACGACGGCGGATAGCCCGTCGCAGCCAGCGTAGCGTGCATGAACCCAAGCTCTCGCACCATGAGACGGGAAGCTGAACGGATTTTTTCAATCAGATCTTGTTGGGACTGGCTCACGGTAAACCCCTCGAACGAAACAAGCATTTAGTTGTAGTGCACAACTAAAAGCAAGTCAATCGAGCCCTTCCTGGCCTAATTCCAGGTATTTGAAACGCATTGACCACTGGCATCAATTCATGAACGTGGCCCGTCCCGTCTCTATCCAAACGGCATCAAATTCCAAGCCTCAAGGTTTTTGTCGACGGGATGATCTATACCTTCAAGAACACGCAATAAAGGCCAGGGCGACAACGTTGACGTGTTCCAATAAAAACACGGTGGCGAACCTGCTTGTGGTTCGAACACCATGGCCTGCCGGACGATGTTTCCAGACGCCGAGCACACGTAGAATGGCGCACCCCTTTTCAATGCCTGAAGTATCGATCATGAGCCCGATCACACGCGTTTTGAATGCCCGTACCAAAGCGCTTCCCAGGCTTTGTCTGTTGTTACC is a window from the Pseudomonas brassicacearum genome containing:
- a CDS encoding OmpP1/FadL family transporter; its protein translation is MKKMLLKTPLGLAVVLATCDTFASGFALNEQSISGMGVGFAGRSSSAEDASTVFGNPAGMSRLKREQASLGVATLVAKTDISQTRSTFGGEEDGDMVPTTSVPMGYYVKPIDEHWAFGVGFYVPFGLITDYGSDFAGRYYANKSEVKTLTFQPTISYAFNDTVSIGFGPTINRISGEISGMVPNAFSPGSNDGKLKSTGDDTALGFNAGILVQATDRTRMGLTYHSKVSYHLDAKTKVSGGTFSLLGVSGRSYDASLDVDTPESVDLSVTHQLNDDWTLYVGSTWTRWSRFKELTIENKGLPPALSGALGTITEEQNWRDTWAHAIGASYQLNDQWVLRAGFSVDQSPANNTNRGPRIPTGDRTVISFGAGWTPVDNVTVDVAYSYLWEESVRVNDASATRGAYSSKYKNSASGFGTSVSYRF
- a CDS encoding TetR/AcrR family transcriptional regulator yields the protein MNQPSIPTPSTRGPADHEIRDQIVAAANEHFSQYGYAKTTVSDLAKAIGFSKAYIYKFFDSKQAIGEAICTQCLGKIVAAVEQAINEDGLSPTERFRRLVKTLVTTGVDLFFNDRKLYDIAAFSASEHWPSARGYDARIKGFVLQIVREGRELGEFERKTPLDETVDAIHLALRPFVNPLLLQYNLDFVEEAPALTSNLILRSLMP
- a CDS encoding thioesterase family protein yields the protein MASFAQVLQLFDPEVPFVPPPNWQQGRTIFGGLSAALSLQAVLRERPAGFPPFKSAQVSFIGPVTQGQTFDVSVLRQGRSVTSVSVDCLSGDDLALRSTLLFAQPRVSSITHDAWGPPLVDGPSRYATLVLDSRVAPACAYNFEMRPAGGSLPVSGAENPELLMWVRHLDARGVDPAVALIALADSMPPAAMTCFTEPAVISSASWMIDLPQPAAGGEWFLINSFSQQAQEGYSLQDMEIWDESGRRVLWARQTVAIFT